In Silene latifolia isolate original U9 population chromosome X, ASM4854445v1, whole genome shotgun sequence, the following proteins share a genomic window:
- the LOC141617851 gene encoding uncharacterized protein LOC141617851, with amino-acid sequence MHTYKQAYTTNLWLNALAPYTVAAGYEWLRVKKPKVSWRFLCWNSLNIPKCSFIVWEFMHQRLPTRDRLTRMGLAVEKICPICLLADESHGHLVYDCVYAKTCTSLLQISLHTVFRLQDLVSWFSAGRRISKMRKRYVGACHVALFYWIWRIRNEARLDNFVRRPELIVHQILEDVKTRFLKQNCSIMGARDKNWFQSL; translated from the coding sequence ATGCATACTTATAAGCAAGCTTACACCACTAATCTTTGGTTGAATGCTCTTGCTCCTTACACTGTGGCAGCAGGGTATGAGTGGTTGCGGGTGAAAAAACCTAAGGTCTCTTGGCGGTTTCTCTGCTGGAACTCCTTAAACATCCCCAAATGTTCCTTCATCGTCTGGGAATTTATGCATCAGAGATTACCCACAAGAGATAGGCTGACTAGAATGGGTTTAGCAGTGGAGAAGATTTGCCCAATTTGCCTTTTGGCTGATGAGAGTCATGGCCATTTGGTGTATGACTGTGTTTATGCTAAAACCTGTACTAGTCTGTTGCAAATCAGCCTACACACTGTCTTCAGATTGCAGGATTTAGTCAGTTGGTTTTCTGCAGGCAGACGTATTTCTAAGATGCGAAAGAGGTATGTTGGTGCTTGTCATGTGGCACTATTTTATTGGATTTGGAGAATACGGAATGAGGCACGGCTGGATAATTTTGTTAGGAGACCTGAGCTGATAGTCCATCAAATTTTAGAGGATGTCAAAACGAGATTTTTGAAGCAAAATTGCAGTATCATGGGCGCAAGAGATAAAAATTGGTTTCAGTCCTTATAG